A genomic region of Photobacterium swingsii contains the following coding sequences:
- the fabR gene encoding HTH-type transcriptional repressor FabR — translation MGIRAQQKEKTRRSLIDAAFSQLCADRSFSSLSLREVAREAGIAPTSFYRHFKDMDELGLTMVDEGGLILRQLMRQARQRIAEEGSVIRTSVETFMEFIEGSPNVFRLLLRERSGTSTAFRAAVAREIQHFVAELAEYLEAKTGVTHEEAYTQAEASVTLVFSSGAEALDLDSHARAEHAERLIMQLRMIAKGAYWYRKERERRELRQKL, via the coding sequence ATGGGTATTAGGGCTCAACAAAAAGAAAAAACCCGTCGCTCGCTTATTGATGCTGCATTTAGTCAGCTTTGCGCTGATCGTAGTTTTTCCAGTTTAAGTTTACGTGAAGTTGCGCGCGAAGCGGGGATAGCTCCCACCTCTTTTTATCGTCACTTTAAAGACATGGACGAGCTTGGCCTTACCATGGTTGATGAAGGTGGCTTGATTCTGCGTCAGTTGATGCGTCAGGCCCGTCAGCGTATTGCTGAGGAAGGTAGTGTTATTCGCACTTCTGTTGAAACGTTCATGGAATTTATCGAAGGCAGCCCTAACGTATTTCGGTTGCTGCTGCGTGAACGTTCGGGAACATCGACGGCATTTCGCGCCGCCGTTGCCCGTGAAATTCAACATTTTGTAGCGGAACTTGCTGAGTATTTAGAGGCCAAAACAGGGGTGACGCACGAAGAAGCGTATACTCAAGCGGAGGCTTCCGTCACATTAGTATTCAGTTCTGGTGCAGAAGCACTGGATCTAGACAGTCATGCGCGTGCTGAGCATGCCGAACGGCTGATCATGCAATTACGAATGATTGCAAAGGGTGCCTATTGGTACCGCAAAGAGCGTGAGCGTCGTGAGCTCAGGCAGAAACTCTAA
- the trmA gene encoding tRNA (uridine(54)-C5)-methyltransferase TrmA produces the protein MASTAINPADYQLQLDEKAERIQNIFADFETPELEVFASPAEHYRMRAEFRVWHEGEDLYYVMFNQATREKYRVDQFPAASRLINDLMPLLVDALKPVKALRHKLFQVDFLSTLSGEILVSLLYHRQLDEEWEAEAKALKQRLNDEGFNLNFIGRARKQKIVLDQEHVIEKLKVHDRVLTYKQVENSFTQPNGEVAQKMLEWAVDCTQESKGDLLELYCGNGNFSLALAQNFERVLATELAKPSVDSAQFNIAINNIDNVQIIRMSAEDFTDAMEGKREFRRLKAQNVDLQSYNCNTIFVDPPRSGMDEGTCRMVQGYERIMYISCNPDTLKENLAILSETHNITRFALFDQFPYTHHMEAGVLLERK, from the coding sequence ATGGCATCCACCGCAATTAATCCCGCTGATTACCAACTTCAGTTGGATGAGAAAGCAGAGCGTATTCAAAATATCTTTGCAGATTTTGAAACGCCAGAGTTGGAGGTTTTTGCCTCACCTGCTGAACATTACCGCATGCGCGCTGAATTTCGTGTATGGCACGAAGGTGAAGACCTTTATTACGTTATGTTCAACCAAGCAACGCGTGAGAAATACCGTGTTGACCAATTCCCTGCTGCAAGTCGTCTGATTAACGACTTAATGCCACTGCTAGTTGATGCATTAAAACCTGTAAAAGCACTACGTCATAAGCTATTCCAAGTAGACTTCCTTTCGACACTCAGCGGTGAGATTCTGGTTTCATTGCTTTATCACCGTCAATTAGATGAAGAGTGGGAAGCTGAAGCGAAAGCGTTAAAACAGCGTTTAAATGATGAAGGCTTTAACCTGAACTTCATCGGCCGTGCACGTAAGCAAAAGATTGTCCTCGACCAAGAACATGTTATCGAAAAACTGAAAGTGCATGATCGTGTACTGACCTACAAGCAAGTTGAAAATAGCTTCACCCAACCTAACGGTGAAGTTGCACAAAAAATGCTGGAATGGGCAGTAGATTGCACCCAAGAGAGTAAAGGTGATCTGCTGGAACTTTACTGCGGTAACGGTAACTTCTCACTGGCCCTAGCACAAAACTTTGAGCGTGTACTCGCAACTGAACTCGCAAAGCCATCGGTCGACTCAGCGCAATTTAACATTGCTATCAATAACATCGACAACGTGCAAATCATTCGTATGTCTGCAGAAGACTTTACCGATGCAATGGAAGGCAAACGTGAATTCCGTCGCCTAAAAGCCCAGAATGTCGATTTACAGAGTTACAACTGCAACACTATCTTCGTTGATCCACCGCGTTCAGGTATGGATGAAGGCACATGTCGTATGGTGCAAGGCTACGAACGCATCATGTATATTTCATGTAACCCAGACACATTAAAAGAGAACTTGGCCATTCTAAGCGAAACGCACAACATCACGCGCTTTGCACTGTTTGACCAATTCCCTTACACCCACCACATGGAAGCAGGTGTACTGCTAGAGCGTAAGTAA
- the nudE gene encoding ADP compounds hydrolase NudE yields the protein MAADNKKPQILSTEVVAQSRLFKIESLDLRFSNGVERTYERMKPSGRHAVLVVPVTAEGDLLLVREYAAGTDRYELGFPKGLIDPGENAADAANRELKEEIGFGASQLTPLKEVVLAPSYFSSKMTLFLAQGLYPEQLAGDEPEPLELVRWPVSQGEELISHLDFAEARSITALFLALKQLAN from the coding sequence ATGGCAGCTGATAATAAGAAACCCCAAATTCTTTCGACCGAGGTTGTTGCTCAATCTCGTTTATTTAAAATTGAGTCACTTGATTTACGTTTCTCAAATGGGGTCGAACGCACCTATGAACGCATGAAGCCGAGTGGGCGCCATGCTGTGCTCGTGGTTCCTGTGACGGCAGAAGGCGATCTTTTGTTAGTACGGGAATATGCCGCTGGTACTGATCGTTATGAGTTAGGTTTTCCTAAAGGGCTTATCGACCCGGGTGAGAACGCAGCTGATGCGGCAAATCGAGAGCTAAAAGAAGAAATTGGCTTTGGTGCTAGCCAGCTGACACCATTGAAAGAAGTGGTATTAGCACCATCGTATTTTTCTAGCAAAATGACCCTGTTTTTGGCTCAAGGTTTATACCCAGAGCAGCTAGCAGGGGATGAACCTGAACCATTGGAGTTAGTGCGTTGGCCTGTAAGCCAAGGTGAAGAGTTAATTAGCCATCTTGATTTTGCTGAAGCGCGTAGTATTACGGCACTGTTTTTAGCATTAAAGCAGCTGGCTAATTAA
- a CDS encoding Dph6-related ATP pyrophosphatase, giving the protein MKPINVVISWSSGKDSTLTLLRLLDDPQYRVVGLVTTYLEDEVPFQATPIDVVRQQASLIGLPLITVALPSVFPPNDVYQSMVVNSLKTSKLEIDAVAFGDMFCNGIADYRRSYIEPAGWQCIFPLMGESSQDLAKEILTRGIETLVTTVDTEQLDSRYCGQWYSAEFIAALPSGVDPCGEDGEFHTLVVAAPCFKGQLEIVPSYIDRTARFHYQRYQYSIG; this is encoded by the coding sequence ATGAAACCCATTAATGTTGTTATCAGTTGGAGTTCGGGCAAAGACTCGACACTGACACTACTTCGCTTATTAGACGATCCTCAATACAGGGTTGTGGGGTTGGTTACCACCTACCTAGAAGATGAAGTGCCTTTTCAGGCTACCCCGATAGATGTTGTTCGCCAACAAGCAAGTCTAATAGGTTTGCCTTTGATTACCGTTGCTCTGCCAAGTGTATTTCCACCGAATGACGTGTACCAGTCGATGGTAGTTAATAGCTTAAAAACATCGAAGCTAGAAATAGATGCTGTCGCGTTCGGGGATATGTTCTGCAATGGTATTGCAGACTACCGCCGTAGCTATATTGAACCCGCGGGTTGGCAGTGCATTTTTCCATTGATGGGTGAAAGTAGCCAAGATCTAGCGAAAGAAATACTCACCCGAGGCATCGAAACACTGGTGACTACGGTGGATACGGAGCAACTAGATAGTCGCTATTGTGGTCAATGGTATAGTGCTGAGTTTATTGCGGCTTTACCTAGTGGTGTTGATCCTTGTGGTGAAGATGGTGAGTTTCATACATTAGTCGTGGCTGCTCCCTGCTTTAAAGGTCAACTTGAAATAGTACCTTCTTATATAGACCGAACAGCTAGATTTCATTATCAACGCTATCAATATTCTATTGGCTAA
- the sthA gene encoding Si-specific NAD(P)(+) transhydrogenase, with protein sequence MTKKNRQTAQHFDAIVIGSGPGGEGAAMGLTKAGLNVAIIEREDSVGGGCTHWGTIPSKALRHAVSRIIEFNQNPLYCKNNSSLHSTFSQILGHAQDVVNKQTRMRQGFYDRNQCSIIFGEASFIDSHTVQVRNKDGSHDLYHADTFVIATGSRPYQPVDVDFTHSRVYDSDSILQLKHDPRHIIIYGAGVIGSEYASIFRGLGVKVDLINTRDRLLEFLDNEISDSLSYHLWNSGAMIRNGETYERIEGTEDGVILHLESGKKMRADCLLYANGRTGNTDRLNLDKVGLAPDSRGQLKVNQNYRTDVEHVYAVGDVIGYPSLASAAYDQGRYVAQAISKGEAQGSLIDHIPTGIYTIPEISSVGKTEQQLTAEKVPYEVGRSQFKHLARAQIAGTEVGSLKILFHRETKEILGIHCFGERAAEIIHIGQAIMEQKGDGNTIDYFVNTTFNYPTMAEAYRVAALNGLNRLF encoded by the coding sequence ATGACAAAGAAAAATCGACAAACCGCCCAGCACTTTGATGCCATCGTAATTGGTAGCGGACCTGGTGGCGAAGGGGCTGCGATGGGGCTGACCAAGGCAGGGCTCAATGTCGCCATTATAGAGCGCGAAGATAGCGTGGGTGGCGGCTGTACTCACTGGGGAACTATACCTTCAAAAGCACTTCGTCACGCCGTCAGTCGGATCATCGAATTCAATCAAAACCCACTGTACTGCAAAAATAACTCTAGCTTGCACAGCACATTCAGCCAGATCTTAGGCCATGCTCAAGATGTCGTGAATAAACAAACCCGTATGCGCCAAGGGTTTTACGATCGCAATCAATGCAGCATTATTTTTGGTGAAGCCAGCTTTATCGACTCCCATACCGTGCAGGTACGCAATAAAGATGGCAGCCACGATTTATACCACGCTGATACTTTCGTCATAGCGACAGGTTCCCGCCCTTATCAGCCCGTTGATGTCGATTTTACCCACTCACGGGTGTACGACAGCGACTCGATACTGCAACTCAAGCACGACCCTCGTCATATCATTATTTATGGCGCAGGCGTGATTGGCAGTGAGTATGCTTCCATTTTCCGTGGACTAGGTGTCAAAGTAGATTTAATTAATACTCGCGATCGCTTATTGGAATTTTTAGATAACGAGATTTCTGACTCACTTTCTTATCATCTCTGGAATAGCGGTGCGATGATCCGCAATGGCGAAACTTATGAACGGATTGAAGGCACTGAAGATGGCGTGATTTTACACCTTGAATCAGGCAAAAAGATGCGAGCTGATTGCCTACTTTATGCCAACGGGCGTACAGGGAATACCGATAGACTGAATCTTGATAAAGTGGGGTTAGCCCCCGATTCTCGCGGCCAACTCAAAGTTAATCAAAACTACCGTACCGATGTCGAACATGTTTATGCCGTCGGCGATGTGATTGGCTATCCAAGCCTAGCCAGCGCCGCTTATGATCAAGGCCGTTATGTCGCGCAAGCGATCAGTAAAGGAGAAGCCCAAGGCAGTTTAATCGATCATATCCCAACAGGGATCTACACCATCCCTGAAATCAGTTCAGTGGGTAAAACCGAGCAACAACTGACGGCAGAAAAAGTTCCTTATGAAGTAGGACGATCTCAATTTAAGCACCTCGCGCGTGCCCAAATAGCAGGGACAGAAGTGGGCAGCTTAAAGATTCTTTTCCACCGTGAAACCAAAGAGATCTTAGGGATCCACTGTTTTGGTGAGCGAGCAGCGGAGATCATTCATATCGGGCAAGCGATCATGGAGCAAAAAGGGGATGGTAATACCATCGATTATTTTGTGAATACCACGTTCAACTATCCAACCATGGCCGAAGCCTATCGTGTTGCGGCCCTAAATGGCCTCAATCGTCTGTTTTAG
- a CDS encoding YijD family membrane protein, whose protein sequence is MNKEQVKAERKTLILSLLAGLCGNATLAVFTSSAVAFSVFPVIAFALAVYCLYQEYLTKPMSEGTPAIAFACFLVGAFGYSSFLRAQMPEMGSNFLPLMISLGLLFWVAVKLGVMGKKDEAAA, encoded by the coding sequence ATGAACAAGGAACAAGTAAAAGCTGAACGTAAAACATTGATTTTGTCTTTGTTAGCGGGTTTATGTGGCAATGCAACGTTGGCGGTATTTACGTCAAGTGCCGTTGCCTTCTCCGTTTTCCCTGTGATCGCTTTTGCCTTGGCAGTGTACTGCCTATACCAAGAATACTTAACCAAACCTATGTCTGAAGGCACGCCGGCTATTGCGTTTGCTTGTTTCCTAGTGGGTGCATTTGGTTATTCCTCTTTCCTACGCGCACAAATGCCAGAGATGGGTTCAAACTTCTTACCACTGATGATTTCACTTGGCTTGTTGTTCTGGGTTGCGGTGAAACTCGGTGTGATGGGCAAGAAAGACGAAGCGGCAGCTTAA
- the cysQ gene encoding 3'(2'),5'-bisphosphate nucleotidase CysQ, with product MELSNLIPSVIEIARASGQVILDIYQRGQFEKQIKQDNTPVTSADLAAHKLIMAQLSELTPDIPVLSEEDASIPLSERSQWDRYWLVDPLDGTQEFIAGSGDFSTIIALVENNQPKMGVVYAPVSGVTYYAYQGKGAWKITPDGETFRIATHKHELSTQSIAVAISRRQNIQAITDRLDPALNYDLVPLGSAALKACLVAEGAVDCYLRLGPTGEWDTAATQCIVEEAGGRILNTHLTPLSYNERNTLENPNFITLGDEHLPWDKILTPDDRMMNAE from the coding sequence ATGGAATTGTCGAACCTTATCCCATCAGTAATAGAAATAGCACGTGCATCAGGGCAAGTGATCCTTGATATTTATCAGCGCGGTCAGTTTGAGAAACAAATCAAGCAAGACAATACTCCCGTGACAAGTGCTGATTTGGCGGCGCATAAATTGATCATGGCGCAGCTGTCGGAACTAACACCTGACATCCCAGTACTGTCGGAAGAAGACGCAAGTATTCCGTTATCAGAACGCAGTCAATGGGATCGCTATTGGTTGGTGGATCCACTCGACGGTACGCAAGAGTTCATCGCTGGCAGTGGTGATTTTTCCACTATCATAGCGTTGGTGGAAAATAACCAGCCTAAGATGGGGGTGGTGTATGCGCCAGTATCAGGGGTGACTTATTATGCTTACCAAGGCAAAGGCGCATGGAAAATTACACCCGATGGCGAAACCTTTCGTATTGCTACTCACAAGCATGAGCTATCAACCCAGTCGATTGCTGTTGCGATTAGCCGTCGCCAGAATATTCAAGCGATCACCGACCGATTAGACCCAGCATTGAATTACGATTTAGTGCCATTAGGCTCAGCGGCATTGAAAGCCTGTTTAGTCGCCGAAGGGGCCGTCGATTGCTATTTGCGTTTAGGGCCTACCGGTGAATGGGATACTGCAGCAACCCAGTGTATTGTTGAAGAGGCGGGTGGACGCATTTTAAATACCCACCTAACGCCACTGTCTTATAACGAGCGTAATACGCTAGAGAACCCTAATTTTATTACACTAGGGGATGAGCACTTACCGTGGGACAAGATCCTGACACCCGACGATCGTATGATGAATGCGGAGTAG
- a CDS encoding type II secretion system protein N — protein sequence MKYKLLLGTSFGAVLVGSVIAHVPASWLWLQAPMIHGLNVSGIQGTPWEGRATQVRWQQYQLGQVQWRFNPSALLTGKVAFTVRFGQGSEMRVDGRGVIGYGMSGAFANNFLVSIPATEVIKYARVPAPIKVDGLLELTVRDYLHAQPFCSTLDASLAWSTANISSPLGGINPGAVIADLSCNDGSVLATTNQSSADVSSDWQASLAPNYSYKLSGWFKPGAEFPSQLGQQLKWLGDPDGKGRYNLNFNGRL from the coding sequence GTGAAGTATAAGCTACTCCTTGGAACATCATTTGGTGCGGTACTGGTGGGGAGTGTCATTGCCCACGTGCCAGCAAGCTGGCTATGGTTACAAGCCCCTATGATCCATGGTCTGAATGTGTCAGGGATCCAGGGGACGCCTTGGGAAGGTCGAGCGACGCAAGTGCGCTGGCAGCAATATCAATTAGGCCAAGTGCAGTGGCGTTTCAACCCGAGTGCACTGCTTACAGGCAAAGTGGCCTTCACGGTACGCTTTGGTCAAGGCAGTGAAATGCGAGTTGATGGGCGAGGTGTTATTGGCTATGGCATGTCAGGTGCGTTTGCTAATAATTTTTTAGTCTCGATCCCGGCCACGGAAGTGATTAAGTATGCCCGTGTACCAGCGCCAATCAAAGTGGATGGCTTGCTAGAATTAACGGTGCGTGATTATCTTCATGCGCAGCCTTTTTGCTCAACCCTCGATGCTTCTTTAGCGTGGTCAACAGCCAATATTTCTTCTCCTCTTGGGGGGATCAACCCTGGTGCTGTGATTGCGGATTTAAGCTGTAATGATGGCAGTGTCTTGGCAACAACCAATCAATCGTCAGCGGATGTGTCGAGTGATTGGCAGGCATCATTGGCCCCGAATTACAGTTATAAGTTATCGGGTTGGTTTAAGCCGGGGGCTGAATTTCCATCACAATTAGGGCAACAACTGAAATGGTTGGGTGATCCTGATGGTAAAGGGCGGTATAACTTGAATTTTAACGGCCGTTTATAA
- a CDS encoding TonB-dependent receptor domain-containing protein codes for MKKTLLAVALAPLFIQSQAFATETSTDDVMVVTANRFEQPLSTVIASTDVVTKAQIESRQLKTLTDVLKWLPGVQVTNNGGLGQSSSVSIRGSSSKHVVVLYNGVRLGSATTGSANFSAIPLVGVEKVELVRGPRAAVYGADAIGGVINIVTTSHIEGDQGVISAGIGSDEYLQGQASVASQLGENSWLKVGVNSESAEGFDVSGEGFNPDQPDDDGFRRQDLSLELGSQFTPTLRGRVLGFYHTSLNEYEYYISNGQKSPDEQESKLFNVSGQLEYSRDKLGSALTISKNQDSSDNKGGEFPGSKIVTDRYVINWLNSYQLTESVLIQGGIDYQNDSVADSNLWNSSKGKFESYDGTSRYNRAAFLSSFVNLGDAQFEASVRYDDNEAFGSYTTWQLGAGYGVTDNIRVIASAGTGFQAPTFNDLYWPGYGNKELKPEESFNYEAGVEAYYSFADFRVVGYSNKIDNLITYQGKDKELESSSADIKGIEISANFDTGPFSHMVSLDLLDHDNKVNVAGFGKPTDIQSKKLARKANEVAKWLVSYTYDEWQADLSYMYQGKRYDDSKNTIELEPYSLVDVSASYAINTRWVVRGKVANLLDKEYQTANTYNTQRRAFYLTTTYQF; via the coding sequence ATGAAAAAAACGCTCTTAGCAGTGGCGTTAGCCCCTCTATTTATTCAAAGTCAGGCTTTTGCGACCGAAACATCAACCGATGATGTCATGGTGGTAACCGCGAACCGATTTGAACAGCCTCTCTCTACTGTCATTGCATCAACGGATGTAGTGACAAAAGCACAGATTGAAAGCCGTCAATTAAAAACACTTACTGATGTTCTAAAGTGGTTGCCTGGTGTGCAAGTTACTAACAATGGTGGCCTTGGCCAATCAAGCTCGGTATCCATTCGTGGTAGTTCTTCTAAGCATGTTGTTGTGCTTTATAACGGTGTTCGTTTAGGAAGTGCGACAACAGGGAGTGCAAACTTTTCAGCAATTCCGTTAGTTGGTGTTGAAAAAGTAGAGTTAGTGCGAGGCCCTCGTGCTGCAGTATATGGTGCAGATGCTATTGGTGGTGTGATCAATATTGTGACGACCAGTCATATTGAAGGCGATCAAGGCGTTATTTCTGCCGGCATAGGAAGTGATGAATATCTGCAAGGGCAAGCATCCGTTGCTAGTCAGCTGGGTGAGAATAGTTGGCTAAAAGTTGGTGTGAATAGCGAGTCAGCAGAAGGTTTTGATGTCTCTGGTGAAGGGTTTAACCCAGATCAACCAGATGATGATGGCTTCCGTCGTCAAGATCTGTCTTTAGAGTTAGGTAGTCAATTTACGCCAACTCTTCGTGGCCGCGTTTTAGGCTTTTATCACACTAGCTTGAATGAGTATGAATACTATATTTCAAATGGTCAGAAATCACCGGATGAGCAAGAGTCAAAGCTATTCAATGTCTCAGGCCAGCTGGAATACAGCCGTGATAAATTGGGGTCAGCACTTACTATCTCTAAAAACCAAGATTCCAGTGATAATAAAGGTGGAGAATTCCCTGGCAGTAAGATTGTGACAGATCGCTATGTCATTAACTGGTTGAACTCTTACCAACTGACTGAAAGCGTCTTAATTCAAGGTGGCATTGATTATCAAAATGATTCGGTCGCGGACTCAAACTTGTGGAATTCATCGAAGGGTAAATTTGAGTCATACGATGGGACTAGTCGTTATAATCGTGCTGCCTTTTTATCGTCGTTTGTTAATTTAGGTGATGCGCAGTTCGAAGCTAGTGTACGCTACGATGATAATGAGGCTTTTGGCAGCTACACAACTTGGCAGTTGGGGGCTGGCTATGGCGTAACGGATAATATTCGTGTAATTGCATCTGCTGGAACAGGTTTCCAAGCGCCAACCTTTAATGATTTATATTGGCCGGGTTACGGTAATAAAGAGCTTAAGCCTGAAGAGTCTTTTAATTATGAGGCTGGGGTTGAGGCATATTACTCTTTTGCTGATTTTAGAGTGGTGGGTTATTCCAACAAAATTGATAACCTCATAACTTACCAAGGAAAAGATAAAGAGCTAGAGAGTTCTAGCGCCGATATTAAAGGTATCGAGATTTCAGCAAACTTTGATACGGGCCCTTTTTCTCACATGGTATCGCTTGATTTACTGGATCACGATAATAAAGTGAATGTGGCTGGCTTTGGGAAACCGACGGATATTCAATCAAAAAAACTCGCACGTAAGGCTAATGAAGTGGCTAAGTGGTTAGTGAGTTATACGTATGATGAGTGGCAAGCTGACTTGAGTTATATGTATCAAGGTAAGCGCTATGATGATTCAAAAAATACGATTGAACTCGAACCGTATAGCTTAGTTGATGTCTCAGCGTCTTATGCTATCAACACTCGCTGGGTCGTTAGAGGAAAAGTTGCTAATTTATTAGATAAAGAGTATCAAACAGCCAATACGTATAATACTCAGCGTCGCGCTTTCTACCTGACAACGACATATCAGTTCTAA